In Silene latifolia isolate original U9 population chromosome X, ASM4854445v1, whole genome shotgun sequence, the following proteins share a genomic window:
- the LOC141620725 gene encoding putative pectinesterase/pectinesterase inhibitor 59 gives MAYYTSLNLLLIIFLILFSSLSCTCAQNPPLSSAEINRWCDTVPHPSPCKFFMAQEMVKPCKEKSEFRKMIIEVALDRARHAQTHIWGWGMKCDDHKKRAAWADCIKLYDHTIIQLNYTLQGLTSNSSFTDCDAQTWLSSALTNLDTCLRGSQDMNVTTFIWPHVSYNVSELISNGLALGDATDNSTSTSTSTNEAYPSWLSHNGRRLLLDSRSSVVRKAMFVVSKDRSAKYTTIQAAIDAAAKSSIAGRKVIYVRKGVYKENIYVGPYTNDITLIGDGMKNTIVTAGRSVKSGFTTYNSATAGIDGLRFIARDITFRNTAGPQNGQAVALRSGSDLSVFYKCAFYGYQDTLFVHSQRQFYKGCYIFGTIDIIFGNAAAVFQNCMIYIRKPIWGQANVITAQGRADPNQNTGIVIHSSRIIANKDLEPMGRSVITYLGRPWQEFSRTIIMKTYMGPLIDPSGWMPWNGNRFLNTLYYAEYANTGPGSNVRKRVQWAGFHVIKSPSLASSFTVGRFITGKTWLPSTGIPFRLGL, from the exons ATGGCATATTATACTTCATTAAATCTTCTATTAATCATCttcttaatcttgttttcctCCCTGTCTTGTACTTGTGCTCAAAATCCTCCATTATCGTCAGCTGAGATAAACCGATGGTGTGATACCGTCCCACATCCATCGCCATGCAAATTTTTCATGGCTCAAGAAATGGTGAAACCATGTAAAGAAAAATCCGAGTTCAGAAAGATGATAATAGAGGTGGCCTTAGACCGGGCTAGGCACGCCCAAACCCATATATGGGGTTGGGGAATGAAGTGTGACGACCATAAAAAAAGGGCCGCGTGGGCCGATTGTATTAAGCTGTACGATCACACTATTATCCAACTTAATTACACCCTTCAAGGATTGACTAGTAACTCTAGTTTCACCGATTGTGACGCTCAAACTTGGCTTAGTTCCGCTCTAACCAATCTTGATACATGTTTACGTGGATCCCAAGACATGAACGTCACAACCTTCATATGGCCTCACGTTTCATACAACGTTTCAGAACTAATTTCGAATGGATTGGCATTAGGTGATGCTACCGATAATAGCACTAGTACTAGTACTAGTACTAATGAAGCGTATCCTAGCTGGTTAAGTCATAATGGTCGGAGGTTACTACTTGATTCTCGGTCATCAGTTGTTCGAAAGGCTATGTTTGTAGTGTCCAAGGACCGCTCTGCTAAATATACAACGATTCAAGCAGCCATTGATGCCGCGGCTAAGAGCAGTATTGCGGGGAGGAAAGTGATTTACGTAAGAAAAGGGGTTTATAAGGAGAATATTTATGTTGGTCCTTATACTAATGATATTACCTTGATTGGTGATGGGATGAAGAACACAATTGTTACTGCTGGTAGGAGTGTTAAATCTGGTTTCACCACCTACAATTCCGCAACTGCAG GTATTGACGGTCTTCGATTTATAGCCCGGGATATAACATTCCGTAATACAGCTGGGCCACAAAATGGGCAAGCAGTGGCATTGCGGTCGGGTTCGGATCTATCCGTCTTTTACAAATGCGCCTTTTACGGGTACCAAGACACCCTTTTTGTACATTCACAAAGGCAATTCTACAAAGGTTGCTACATCTTTGGCACTATTGATATCATTTTCGGTAATGCTGCTGCTGTCTTCCAAAACTGCATGATTTACATCCGTAAGCCAATTTGGGGTCAGGCCAATGTCATCACGGCCCAAGGCCGGGCTGACCCGAATCAAAACACGGGTATTGTGATCCATAGCTCACGGATCATAGCTAACAAAGACCTTGAGCCCATGGGCCGGTCTGTTATTACTTACTTGGGCCGGCCTTGGCAGGAGTTTTCTCGAACTATTATCATGAAAACTTATATGGGACCGTTGATTGACCCTTCAGGTTGGATGCCTTGGAATGGTAATAGGTTTTTGAACACTTTATACTATGCTGAGTATGCCAATACCGGTCCAGGTTCGAATGTTCGTAAACGAGTCCAATGGGCCGGTTTCCATGTCATCAAAAGCCCGAGTCTTGCATCGTCGTTTACTGTTGGTCGGTTCATCACCGGGAAAACATGGTTGCCATCAACCGGTATTCCGTTCAGACTAGGGCTATGA
- the LOC141620726 gene encoding 21 kDa protein-like has protein sequence MLSKIHIITIFLITLSSNLFISPTFSNTTTTTYSSQSKSNAKYTSFIKTACNTTTYPTLCLKTCLPYASTIAGDSHKLAISALTATLIATKSSASAVTKLSLLKNLGMYDANVVRDCFENIGDSVDDLKQSIEEMKDLEGSNNYNSNDVKFKVSNIQTWMSAAITNESTCMDGIKEGKVSPFVKDMIRKCILGVAKLTSNALSLCNHLQY, from the coding sequence ATGTTATCAAAAATACACATTATAACAATTTTCCTCATCACTTTATCATCCAATCTTTTCATATCTCCCACATtctccaacaccaccaccactactTACTCATCTCAATCAAAATCCAATGCTAAATACACTTCCTTCATAAAAACCGCTTGCAACACAACCACCTACCCTACCCTCTGCCTCAAGACATGTCTCCCATACGCCTCAACCATCGCGGGCGATAGCCATAAACTAGCCATCTCCGCCCTCACCGCCACCCTCATTGCGACTAAGTCATCTGCCTCGGCCGTGACAAAGCTCTCCCTACTGAAGAACTTAGGAATGTACGATGCCAACGTTGTAAGAGACTGTTTTGAGAACATTGGAGACTCCGTCGATGACTTGAAACAGtcaattgaggaaatgaaagatctTGAGGGATCTAATAATTATAATTCTAATGACGTGAAGTTTAAGGTATCTAATATTCAGACATGGATGAGTGCTGCCATTACTAATGAGAGTACGTGCATGGATGGGATTAAAGAAGGGAAAGTTAGTCCATTTGTTAAGGATATGATTAGGAAATGTATTTTGGGTGTTGCTAAACTTACTAGTAATGCTCTCTCACTTTGTAATCATCTTCAATATTAA